From a single Streptomyces sp. NBC_00377 genomic region:
- a CDS encoding ABC transporter ATP-binding protein, whose product MTTLAVQLTAVNRRYGAAGTGVTALRDVTIGLPRGSFTAVMGPSGSGKSTLLQCAAGLDRPTSGSVRIGGTELTGMSERRLTLLRRERIGFVFQAFNLLPALTAEQNVALPLRLAGRRPPRARVRDALRQVGLADRAGHRPAELSGGQQQRIALARAVITRPDVLFADEPTGALDSRTGREVLTLLRSMADASGQTVVMVTHDPLAASYADRVIFLVDGRVHGELRDADACVKVIAARMAALETGTETSAQGGTEAGGPGLSPAESPAWAPADTPTGSSAGASC is encoded by the coding sequence ATGACCACACTCGCTGTCCAACTGACCGCCGTGAACAGGCGATACGGTGCCGCGGGCACCGGCGTGACCGCCCTCCGCGACGTCACCATCGGCCTCCCCCGGGGCTCCTTCACTGCCGTCATGGGACCGTCCGGCTCAGGCAAGTCGACCCTGCTCCAGTGCGCCGCGGGGCTGGACCGGCCGACCTCGGGGTCGGTGCGGATCGGCGGGACCGAACTGACCGGGATGAGCGAGAGGCGGCTGACGCTGCTGCGCCGGGAGCGGATCGGCTTCGTCTTCCAGGCGTTCAACCTGCTGCCCGCCCTCACCGCCGAGCAGAATGTCGCCCTCCCGCTGCGGCTCGCCGGCCGCCGCCCTCCCAGGGCACGGGTCCGTGATGCCCTGCGGCAGGTCGGGCTCGCCGACCGCGCCGGTCACCGCCCGGCCGAACTCTCCGGCGGCCAGCAGCAGCGCATCGCCCTGGCCCGCGCCGTGATCACCCGCCCGGACGTCCTGTTCGCCGACGAACCGACCGGCGCGCTGGACTCCCGTACCGGCCGCGAGGTGCTGACCCTGCTGCGCTCCATGGCCGACGCATCCGGCCAGACCGTCGTCATGGTCACCCACGACCCGCTCGCCGCCTCCTACGCGGACCGGGTGATCTTCCTGGTCGACGGCCGGGTGCACGGTGAACTCCGCGACGCCGACGCCTGCGTGAAGGTGATCGCGGCACGGATGGCGGCACTGGAGACCGGGACGGAGACCTCGGCTCAAGGAGGGACAGAGGCCGGCGGGCCGGGGCTCTCCCCCGCAGAGAGCCCGGCATGGGCGCCCGCAGACACTCCTACAGGCTCCTCGGCAGGTGCCTCGTGCTGA
- a CDS encoding GNAT family N-acetyltransferase produces the protein MNIRPVPFDHPDAVKLNDEVQAEYHERYGDGGDATVLEPSDFQRPRGVYLIAYDELDRPVATGGWRSQDDDGKGHQDGDAELKRMFVIREMRGRGLARRMLTALEEDARTAGRTRMVLETGTEQPEAIALYTSSGYEPCTKFGYYREYENSRCYAKPLGS, from the coding sequence ATGAATATACGTCCGGTTCCCTTCGACCACCCCGACGCCGTCAAGCTCAACGACGAGGTCCAGGCCGAGTACCACGAGCGCTACGGCGACGGAGGCGACGCAACGGTCCTGGAGCCGTCCGACTTCCAGCGCCCGCGCGGCGTCTACCTCATCGCGTACGACGAGCTGGACCGGCCCGTGGCCACCGGCGGCTGGCGCAGCCAGGACGACGACGGCAAAGGACACCAGGACGGCGACGCCGAGCTGAAGCGGATGTTCGTGATCCGCGAGATGCGCGGCAGAGGGCTGGCCCGGCGGATGCTCACCGCGCTCGAAGAGGACGCCCGGACGGCCGGCCGCACCCGGATGGTCCTGGAGACCGGCACCGAACAGCCGGAGGCCATCGCGCTGTACACCTCCAGCGGGTACGAGCCGTGCACCAAGTTCGGCTACTACCGCGAGTACGAGAACAGCCGCTGCTACGCCAAGCCGCTCGGTTCCTGA
- a CDS encoding exodeoxyribonuclease III: MLTVTSVNVNGLRAAAKKGFVEWLADTSADVLCLQEVRAEPEQLPETVRAPEGWFVTHAPAAAKGRAGVSLYSRREPDAVRVGFGSAEFDGSGRYVEADLPGVTIASLYLPSGEVGTDRQDEKVRFMDEFLTHLKALRARAAADGREVLVCGDWNIAHQQADLKNWRSNTRNSGFLPEERDWLTQVFTAGDGGYVDVVRALHPEVAGPYTWWSYRGRAFDNDSGWRIDLQVATPSLADKAVKGFVERAATHGERWSDHAPVTVVYDL; this comes from the coding sequence GTGCTGACCGTGACCTCCGTGAACGTGAATGGACTGCGTGCCGCCGCGAAGAAGGGCTTCGTGGAGTGGCTCGCGGACACCTCCGCCGACGTGCTGTGCCTCCAGGAGGTGCGGGCCGAGCCGGAGCAGCTGCCGGAGACGGTCCGGGCGCCCGAGGGCTGGTTCGTCACCCACGCCCCGGCCGCCGCCAAGGGGCGCGCCGGCGTCTCCCTCTACAGCCGCCGCGAACCGGACGCCGTCCGTGTCGGCTTCGGCTCGGCCGAGTTCGACGGCAGCGGCCGTTACGTCGAGGCGGACCTGCCCGGTGTGACGATCGCCTCCCTGTACCTGCCCTCGGGCGAGGTCGGCACCGACCGGCAGGACGAGAAGGTCCGCTTCATGGACGAGTTCCTGACCCATCTCAAGGCGTTGCGCGCCCGCGCCGCCGCCGATGGCCGTGAGGTCCTCGTCTGCGGCGACTGGAACATCGCCCATCAGCAGGCCGACCTGAAGAACTGGCGTTCCAACACCAGGAACTCCGGCTTCCTCCCGGAGGAGCGCGACTGGCTGACCCAGGTGTTCACCGCCGGCGACGGCGGCTACGTGGACGTCGTACGGGCGCTGCACCCGGAGGTCGCGGGGCCGTACACGTGGTGGTCGTACCGGGGGCGGGCGTTCGACAACGACTCGGGATGGCGCATCGACCTCCAGGTCGCGACGCCCTCCCTCGCGGACAAGGCCGTCAAGGGCTTCGTGGAGCGGGCGGCCACACACGGCGAGCGCTGGTCGGACCATGCTCCCGTCACCGTGGTCTACGACCTCTAG
- a CDS encoding MerR family transcriptional regulator — MAEKREYRTEELAGEAGITVRTLRFYRERKLLAPPRREGRIAWYDDHHLARLRTIAALLERGHTLTGIAELADALDHGRDVADLIGVGGPTEEEPVRLTPEELAARFEGQVTTENLAAALDLGYLGTDGDEIVHISRRLLDVSSALVREGIPLAEVLAAGVRVREHADALATLFTDLILRHATEADLPRLRPLARSVVEAELSLALDRRLHKAT; from the coding sequence GTGGCGGAGAAGCGGGAGTACCGAACGGAGGAGCTGGCCGGGGAGGCCGGCATCACGGTGCGCACCCTGCGCTTCTACCGCGAGCGCAAACTGCTCGCGCCACCCCGCCGCGAGGGCCGTATCGCCTGGTACGACGACCATCACCTGGCCCGCCTGCGCACCATCGCCGCACTGCTGGAACGCGGCCACACCCTCACCGGCATCGCGGAACTGGCGGACGCCCTGGACCACGGCCGCGACGTCGCCGACCTCATCGGAGTAGGCGGCCCCACCGAGGAGGAACCGGTCCGCCTCACCCCCGAGGAACTCGCCGCGCGCTTCGAGGGGCAGGTCACCACCGAGAACCTCGCCGCCGCCCTGGACCTCGGCTATCTGGGCACCGACGGCGACGAGATCGTCCACATCAGCCGCCGTCTGCTGGACGTCTCCTCCGCCCTGGTCCGCGAGGGCATCCCGCTCGCCGAGGTACTCGCGGCGGGCGTCCGCGTCCGCGAACACGCCGACGCCCTCGCCACCCTCTTCACCGACCTGATCCTGCGCCACGCGACCGAGGCCGACCTGCCCCGCCTGCGCCCCCTGGCCCGCAGCGTCGTGGAGGCGGAACTCTCCCTGGCACTGGACCGACGGCTGCACAAGGCGACCTAG
- a CDS encoding flavin-containing monooxygenase, with translation MTEHVRVAVIGSGFGGLGAAVRLRREGITDFVVLERAGSVGGTWRDNSYPGCACDVPSHLYSFSFAPHPQWPRTFSGQEHIRTYLEHVADVFGLRPHLRFDSEVLRMTWDAQELRWDIETGAGRYFADVVVSATGPLSDPKIPDIPGLDSFPGKVFHSARWDHDHDLTGQRVAMVGTGASAIQIVPAVQPDVSRLTLFQRTPPWVMPRVDRAISGAERALHQALPVTAKLRRGLLWGIRELQVQAFTKRPNQLGFVEQLAKQNMARAIKDPALRAKLTPDYRIGCKRILLSSTYYPALAQPNVDVVASGLSEIRGSTLVAADGSETEADVIVFGTGFHVTDMPIADRVVGADGRTLAESWKDGMEALRGASAAGFPNWMTIIGPNTGLGNSSMILMIESQLNYMADYLRQLDVLGGRPGPQGTGGGRAALDARPSAVHAWNRRVQDRMTRTVWNTGGCTSWYLDANGRNTTVWPGTTAEFRRATRRVDLAEYEVLRGPAVRATTGEPVEKALSEPVGQPVGQPVRNPDGKPEGMPEGMPEGMPVGEPVDEKEVTA, from the coding sequence ATGACCGAACACGTACGGGTGGCGGTGATCGGGTCCGGCTTCGGTGGGCTGGGGGCCGCCGTGCGGCTGCGCCGCGAGGGGATCACCGACTTCGTCGTCCTGGAGCGGGCGGGCAGCGTCGGCGGCACCTGGCGGGACAACAGCTATCCGGGGTGCGCCTGTGACGTGCCCTCCCACCTGTACTCCTTCTCCTTCGCGCCTCATCCCCAATGGCCACGCACCTTCTCCGGGCAGGAGCACATCCGCACCTACCTGGAGCACGTGGCGGACGTCTTCGGGCTGCGTCCGCATCTGCGGTTCGACTCCGAGGTGCTGCGGATGACGTGGGACGCGCAGGAGCTGCGCTGGGACATCGAGACCGGCGCCGGACGGTACTTCGCCGACGTGGTCGTGTCGGCCACCGGACCGCTGTCCGATCCGAAGATCCCGGACATCCCCGGCCTCGACTCCTTCCCCGGCAAGGTCTTCCACTCGGCCCGCTGGGACCACGACCACGACCTCACCGGGCAGCGCGTGGCCATGGTCGGCACCGGCGCCTCCGCCATCCAGATCGTGCCCGCCGTCCAGCCCGACGTCTCCAGGCTGACGCTCTTCCAGCGCACCCCGCCCTGGGTGATGCCGCGCGTGGACCGGGCGATCAGCGGCGCGGAACGCGCCCTGCACCAGGCCCTGCCGGTCACCGCCAAGCTGCGCCGCGGGCTGCTGTGGGGCATCAGGGAACTCCAGGTCCAGGCGTTCACGAAACGCCCCAACCAGCTCGGTTTCGTCGAGCAGCTCGCGAAGCAGAACATGGCCCGCGCCATCAAGGACCCGGCCCTGCGCGCCAAGCTCACCCCCGACTACCGCATCGGCTGCAAGCGGATCCTGCTGTCCAGCACCTACTACCCGGCGCTCGCGCAGCCCAACGTGGACGTCGTCGCGAGTGGGCTGAGCGAGATCCGCGGGTCCACGCTGGTCGCCGCCGACGGCAGTGAGACCGAGGCCGACGTGATCGTCTTCGGCACCGGCTTCCACGTCACCGACATGCCGATCGCCGACCGGGTGGTGGGCGCCGACGGCCGGACGCTCGCGGAGAGCTGGAAGGACGGCATGGAGGCCCTGCGCGGCGCCTCCGCCGCCGGATTCCCCAACTGGATGACGATCATCGGCCCCAACACGGGCCTCGGGAACTCCTCCATGATCCTGATGATCGAGTCCCAGCTGAACTACATGGCCGACTACCTGCGCCAGCTCGACGTCCTGGGGGGCCGCCCGGGTCCGCAGGGCACCGGGGGAGGGCGCGCGGCTCTGGACGCCCGTCCGAGCGCGGTGCACGCCTGGAACCGCCGGGTGCAGGACCGGATGACGCGCACGGTGTGGAACACGGGCGGCTGCACCAGCTGGTACCTGGACGCGAACGGCCGTAATACGACCGTCTGGCCGGGGACGACGGCCGAGTTCCGGCGGGCCACCCGACGCGTGGACCTCGCGGAGTACGAGGTGTTGCGCGGGCCCGCCGTGAGGGCGACGACCGGGGAACCTGTCGAGAAGGCCCTGTCGGAGCCGGTCGGGCAGCCCGTCGGGCAGCCGGTCCGCAATCCCGATGGAAAGCCCGAGGGAATGCCCGAGGGAATGCCCGAGGGAATGCCCGTGGGGGAGCCTGTCGACGAGAAGGAGGTGACGGCGTGA
- a CDS encoding alpha/beta fold hydrolase, whose product MTSLTDPSGTSAPEPVGKAGPGPVPATTAASTTGAATAPTTGAATGSDATVPAPTRELTAVSADGTRLHVEVHGPETAPAVVLAHGWTCSTAFWAGQIRDLAVDHRVIAYDQRGHGRTRPSPVCSTDALADDLVAVLDATLAPGEKAVIAGHSMGGMTVLAAAGRDAFQEHAAAVLLCSTGASQLVAESTVLPLPPGRLRTWLTRHVLGSRAPLGPVTPIARRILKYATMGAGSAPHMVDACARIVHACPRKVRHTWSHVLNLLDLEHGVQALRVPTAVIVGTRDRLTPPVHARRIAAALPHCVGLTELPGLGHMTPVEAPGLVTGRIRELVITYAQLKEGA is encoded by the coding sequence GTGACCTCCCTGACAGACCCCTCCGGCACGTCCGCCCCGGAGCCCGTCGGCAAGGCCGGCCCCGGGCCCGTCCCCGCGACAACCGCCGCGTCCACCACGGGAGCCGCCACCGCGCCCACCACCGGAGCCGCCACCGGATCCGACGCGACCGTCCCCGCGCCCACCCGCGAGCTCACCGCCGTCTCCGCCGACGGAACCCGGCTGCACGTCGAGGTGCACGGCCCCGAGACCGCGCCCGCCGTCGTCCTCGCCCACGGCTGGACCTGCTCGACCGCGTTCTGGGCCGGCCAGATCCGCGACCTCGCCGTCGACCACCGGGTCATCGCCTACGACCAGCGCGGCCACGGACGCACCCGGCCGAGCCCGGTGTGCAGCACCGACGCCCTCGCCGACGACCTGGTGGCCGTCCTCGACGCGACGCTCGCGCCCGGCGAGAAGGCCGTGATCGCCGGGCACTCCATGGGTGGCATGACGGTGCTGGCCGCGGCCGGCCGGGACGCCTTCCAGGAGCACGCCGCGGCCGTTCTGCTGTGCAGCACCGGCGCCTCGCAACTGGTCGCCGAGTCCACCGTCCTGCCCCTGCCGCCCGGGCGGCTGCGGACCTGGCTGACCCGGCACGTCCTCGGTTCCAGGGCGCCCCTCGGACCGGTCACGCCGATCGCCAGGCGCATCCTCAAGTACGCCACCATGGGCGCCGGTTCGGCCCCCCACATGGTGGACGCCTGCGCCCGCATCGTGCACGCCTGTCCGCGCAAGGTGCGGCACACCTGGTCGCACGTACTGAACCTGCTCGACCTCGAACACGGCGTCCAGGCCTTGCGCGTGCCGACCGCGGTGATCGTCGGGACCCGCGACCGGCTCACCCCGCCGGTGCACGCCCGCCGGATCGCCGCCGCGCTCCCGCACTGCGTCGGCCTCACCGAACTGCCCGGCCTCGGCCACATGACGCCGGTCGAGGCGCCCGGCCTGGTCACCGGCCGGATCCGGGAACTCGTCATCACGTACGCACAGTTGAAGGAGGGCGCATGA
- a CDS encoding SDR family oxidoreductase: MSRVSLEGQVAVVTGAARGVGELLARKLSARGAKVALVGLEPDVLKQVSERLHSDSDHWYADVTDHEAMTRVAAEVKERFGKVDIVVANAGVANGGPFADSDPQSWRRVIEVNLIGSAVTARAFLPLLRESRGYLLQIASLAAITPAPMMTAYCASKSGVEAYAHSLRAEVGHLGVRVGVGYLSWTDTDMVRGADQDEVMRELRQRLPWPSNKTYPLGPAVDRIVAGIERRSSHVYGQWWLRGMQGVRGGLPGLIGTVGQREMKRFAPRLQGMRTGLVGAGGSADEQARATQRS, from the coding sequence ATGAGCAGGGTCAGCCTCGAAGGACAGGTCGCCGTCGTGACCGGGGCCGCACGGGGCGTGGGGGAGCTGCTCGCGCGCAAGCTCTCCGCCCGTGGTGCGAAGGTCGCGCTGGTCGGCCTGGAGCCGGACGTGCTCAAGCAGGTCTCCGAGCGGCTGCACAGCGACAGCGACCACTGGTACGCCGACGTCACCGACCACGAGGCGATGACCCGCGTCGCGGCTGAGGTGAAGGAGCGCTTCGGCAAGGTGGACATCGTGGTCGCCAACGCCGGCGTCGCCAACGGCGGACCGTTCGCCGACTCCGACCCGCAGTCCTGGCGGCGGGTCATCGAGGTCAACCTGATCGGCTCGGCGGTCACGGCCCGCGCCTTCCTGCCGCTGCTGCGCGAGAGCCGCGGCTACCTGCTCCAGATCGCCTCGCTCGCCGCGATCACCCCGGCGCCCATGATGACCGCGTACTGCGCGTCCAAGTCGGGTGTGGAGGCGTACGCGCACAGCCTGCGCGCCGAGGTCGGCCACCTGGGTGTCCGGGTCGGCGTCGGCTACCTGTCCTGGACCGACACGGACATGGTGCGGGGAGCCGATCAGGACGAGGTGATGCGGGAGTTGAGGCAGCGGCTGCCGTGGCCGTCGAACAAGACGTACCCGCTGGGGCCGGCCGTCGACCGGATCGTGGCCGGGATCGAGCGGCGCTCGTCGCACGTGTACGGGCAGTGGTGGCTGCGGGGGATGCAGGGCGTGCGGGGCGGCCTGCCCGGGCTGATCGGGACGGTCGGCCAGCGGGAGATGAAGCGGTTCGCGCCCCGGTTGCAGGGGATGCGGACGGGGCTGGTGGGCGCGGGCGGGTCCGCCGACGAACAGGCGAGGGCTACGCAGCGTAGTTGA
- a CDS encoding S41 family peptidase: MSYLRLPHLSGDLLCFVAEDDLWLAPLDGPGRAWRLTVDRTRSGHPRFAPDGRRIAYTSWRSLVPEIHLVPVGGGPARRLTHWGSSDTRVCGWTPPDREGNSEILAVASHGEPFSYFTWAYKVPADGAPGRKLPWGPVSDLQSADIDGERRTLLLTGTPPHEPAAWKRYRGGATGRLWLHGQRLLEGLDGHLHSPLLVGGRIAFLSDHEGVGNLYSCAHDGSDLRRHTDHDAFYARHASSDGTRVVYQCAGDLWIVDDLAADSGPRRIDVRLGGPRAGRRPYQIPAAQHVDGVSVDETGRASAVVVRGSLYWLTHRDGPARTITDTPGVRVRLPEMLGQGGQVAYVTDAEGEDAVEIAHLPRATGAREPRRLASGRLGRVLEMVSDPQGGRLAVASHDGRLLLITVSDDIGVPGETGASDETGASDVSSDDTGASDDTTSGDAAHGEATGTADPGGTDPDGGADGEVTELISSVNGPVRDLAFSPDGNWLTWSHPGIGRSLRQIKMARMKDRLIVDVTNGRFEDENPVFTRDGRYLAFLSWRGFDPVYDVHTGDLSFPLGCRPYLVPLSSATPSPFALTPEGRPAAGGLDPVQDDEGGDGAVTVEIEGLENRVTPFPVPASKYSALYPVAGGGLVWLRWPISGALGETFANPDDTSGRPTLEHFSISKARKSELVDHLDWFALSGDGSRLVVVDEGDLRAVPSAESGDPDSTVWIDLRRILHEVDPGAEWRQSYEEAGRLTRAYFWDPGMCGIDWDAVLDQYRPLVERVASPDEFADLLREVLGELGTSHAYVTAARRNEGPPHYQRLQGLLGANLVHREGGWTVRRILPGDSSDSKARSPLAGTGIREGAVLTHVDGRAVDPVTGPYPLLAGAGGTTVELTFTPAEGESGRPRRVAVVPLVDERPLRYQDWVAKRRAVVHELSGGRCGYLHIPDMGGSGWAQFNRDLRMEVSRPALLVDVRGNAGGYISELVVEKLTRTILGWDLTRNAQPVSYASNAPRGPVVALADEATSSDGDMITAAFKLLKLGPVVGQRTWGGVVGMTGRHQLGDGTVITVPMNAAWFDAYGWSLENRGVTPDLEVLRTPLDWAEGRHAQLDDAVRLALDLLATRPPATPPTYDDVPDRSRPELPPRHRP; the protein is encoded by the coding sequence GTGAGCTATCTGCGTCTGCCCCACCTCAGTGGTGACCTGCTGTGCTTCGTGGCCGAGGACGACCTCTGGCTGGCCCCCCTGGACGGCCCCGGCCGCGCCTGGCGGCTCACCGTCGACCGCACCAGATCCGGCCACCCGCGCTTCGCCCCCGACGGAAGGCGGATCGCCTACACGAGCTGGCGCAGCCTCGTCCCGGAGATCCATCTGGTGCCCGTGGGCGGCGGACCGGCCCGGCGGCTGACCCACTGGGGCAGCTCCGACACCCGGGTCTGCGGCTGGACACCCCCCGACCGGGAGGGGAACAGCGAGATCCTCGCCGTCGCCTCCCACGGCGAGCCGTTCTCCTACTTCACCTGGGCCTACAAGGTCCCCGCCGACGGCGCCCCGGGCCGCAAGCTCCCCTGGGGCCCGGTGTCCGACCTCCAGAGCGCCGACATCGACGGCGAACGCAGGACCCTGCTCCTGACCGGCACCCCGCCGCACGAACCCGCCGCCTGGAAGCGCTACCGCGGCGGAGCGACAGGCCGCCTGTGGCTGCACGGACAGCGGCTCCTGGAGGGCCTCGACGGCCATCTGCACTCCCCGCTCCTCGTCGGCGGCCGGATCGCCTTCCTCTCCGACCACGAGGGCGTCGGCAACCTCTACTCCTGCGCCCACGACGGCTCGGACCTGCGCCGCCACACCGACCACGACGCCTTCTACGCCCGGCACGCCTCCAGCGACGGCACCCGGGTGGTGTACCAGTGCGCCGGGGACCTGTGGATCGTCGACGACCTCGCCGCCGACTCCGGGCCGCGCCGGATCGACGTCCGGCTCGGCGGCCCGCGCGCGGGACGGCGGCCGTACCAGATCCCCGCCGCCCAGCACGTGGACGGCGTCTCCGTGGACGAGACCGGACGGGCCAGCGCCGTCGTCGTACGCGGCAGCCTGTACTGGCTGACGCACCGCGACGGCCCCGCCCGGACGATCACCGACACCCCCGGGGTACGGGTGCGGCTGCCGGAGATGCTCGGCCAGGGCGGCCAGGTCGCCTATGTGACGGACGCGGAGGGCGAGGACGCCGTCGAGATCGCCCACCTGCCCAGGGCCACCGGCGCCCGCGAGCCCCGGCGGCTGGCGTCCGGGCGGCTCGGGCGGGTGCTGGAGATGGTGTCCGACCCGCAGGGCGGGCGCCTCGCCGTCGCCTCCCACGACGGACGGCTGCTCCTCATCACCGTGTCCGATGACATCGGCGTGCCCGGCGAGACGGGTGCGTCCGACGAGACGGGTGCGTCCGACGTTTCGTCCGACGACACGGGTGCGTCCGACGACACCACGTCCGGCGACGCGGCCCACGGCGAGGCCACCGGGACCGCGGACCCGGGCGGCACGGACCCGGATGGTGGCGCCGACGGTGAGGTCACCGAGTTGATCTCGTCGGTCAACGGCCCCGTGCGGGACCTGGCCTTCTCCCCCGACGGGAACTGGCTGACCTGGTCGCACCCCGGGATCGGGCGGTCGCTCCGGCAGATCAAGATGGCCCGCATGAAGGACCGGCTCATCGTGGACGTCACCAACGGCCGGTTCGAGGACGAGAACCCGGTCTTCACCCGGGACGGCCGCTACCTGGCCTTCCTCTCCTGGCGCGGCTTCGACCCGGTGTACGACGTGCACACCGGGGACCTGTCCTTCCCGCTGGGCTGCCGCCCCTACCTGGTACCGCTGTCCTCGGCGACCCCCTCCCCCTTCGCCCTGACCCCGGAGGGCCGGCCGGCCGCCGGAGGCCTCGACCCGGTGCAGGACGACGAGGGCGGCGACGGGGCCGTGACAGTCGAGATCGAGGGCCTGGAGAACCGGGTCACGCCGTTCCCGGTACCGGCGTCCAAGTACTCGGCGCTGTACCCGGTGGCGGGCGGCGGACTGGTGTGGCTGCGCTGGCCGATCTCCGGCGCGCTGGGCGAGACGTTCGCCAACCCGGACGACACCAGCGGGCGGCCGACGCTTGAGCACTTCAGCATCAGCAAGGCGAGGAAGTCCGAACTCGTCGACCACCTCGACTGGTTCGCCCTCAGCGGCGACGGTTCCCGGCTGGTCGTGGTCGACGAGGGCGACCTGCGGGCGGTGCCGTCGGCCGAGTCCGGCGACCCGGACTCCACCGTCTGGATCGACCTGCGGCGCATCCTGCACGAGGTGGACCCGGGCGCCGAGTGGCGCCAGTCGTACGAGGAGGCCGGACGGCTGACCCGCGCCTACTTCTGGGACCCGGGCATGTGCGGCATCGACTGGGACGCGGTGCTGGACCAGTACCGGCCGCTCGTCGAACGGGTCGCTTCGCCGGACGAGTTCGCCGATCTGCTGCGCGAGGTACTGGGCGAGCTGGGCACGTCCCACGCGTACGTCACCGCCGCCCGCCGTAACGAGGGCCCGCCGCACTACCAGCGCCTCCAGGGCCTGCTGGGCGCCAACCTCGTGCACCGCGAAGGCGGTTGGACGGTCCGGCGGATCCTGCCCGGCGACTCCTCCGACTCCAAGGCCCGTTCACCGCTGGCCGGGACCGGGATCCGGGAGGGCGCGGTCCTCACCCACGTGGACGGCCGGGCGGTCGACCCGGTGACCGGACCGTACCCGCTCCTCGCCGGCGCGGGCGGCACCACGGTCGAACTCACCTTCACCCCGGCCGAGGGCGAGTCGGGCCGCCCGCGCCGGGTCGCCGTGGTCCCGCTCGTCGACGAACGCCCCCTGCGCTACCAGGACTGGGTGGCCAAACGACGGGCCGTCGTCCACGAGTTGAGCGGCGGCCGGTGCGGCTATCTGCACATCCCCGACATGGGCGGCTCGGGCTGGGCCCAGTTCAACCGCGACCTGCGGATGGAGGTGTCCAGGCCCGCGCTGCTCGTGGACGTACGCGGCAACGCGGGCGGGTACATCAGCGAGCTGGTGGTGGAGAAACTGACGCGCACCATCCTGGGCTGGGACCTGACCCGCAACGCCCAGCCGGTGTCGTACGCCTCGAACGCGCCGAGGGGCCCGGTGGTGGCCCTCGCCGACGAGGCGACCTCCTCGGACGGCGACATGATCACGGCCGCCTTCAAACTGCTGAAGCTGGGCCCGGTGGTCGGCCAGCGCACCTGGGGCGGCGTGGTCGGCATGACCGGCCGCCATCAGCTCGGCGACGGAACGGTCATCACCGTCCCGATGAACGCGGCCTGGTTCGACGCCTACGGCTGGTCGTTGGAGAACAGGGGCGTCACCCCGGACCTGGAGGTGCTGCGCACGCCGCTCGACTGGGCCGAGGGCCGGCACGCCCAACTCGACGACGCCGTACGGCTGGCCCTGGACCTCCTCGCCACCCGCCCGCCGGCGACCCCGCCGACCTACGACGACGTCCCCGACCGCTCCCGGCCCGAACTGCCGCCGCGCCACCGGCCCTAG
- a CDS encoding TetR/AcrR family transcriptional regulator yields MTEIATARRSRITPEREAELYRAVLDLLREVGYDALTMDAVATRTRSSKATLYRQWGGKAELVAKAVRHDKPGPSEGGVDTGSLRSDLHALTLRSDDCEMEQNSALMRGLAMAIHGNPDLLRAFKEHLVEPEMAEFRNVLQRAIDRGEVRADNPALDYVPHMMIGAFAARTMLDEQPPTQAFLLSYIDAVVLPALGVSTPI; encoded by the coding sequence ATGACTGAGATCGCGACGGCGCGTCGCAGTCGCATCACGCCCGAGCGCGAGGCCGAGCTGTACCGGGCCGTGCTGGACCTGCTCCGCGAGGTCGGCTACGACGCCCTCACCATGGACGCCGTCGCCACCCGCACCCGATCCAGCAAGGCGACGCTCTACCGCCAGTGGGGCGGCAAGGCCGAGCTGGTGGCGAAGGCGGTGCGGCACGACAAGCCGGGCCCCTCCGAGGGCGGCGTCGACACCGGGTCGCTCAGGAGCGACCTGCACGCCCTCACCCTGCGTTCGGACGACTGCGAGATGGAGCAGAACTCCGCGCTGATGCGAGGACTGGCCATGGCCATCCACGGCAATCCGGACCTCCTGAGGGCGTTCAAGGAACATCTCGTCGAGCCGGAGATGGCGGAGTTCCGCAATGTGCTCCAGCGGGCGATCGACCGGGGCGAGGTCCGTGCGGACAACCCCGCGCTCGACTACGTACCGCACATGATGATCGGCGCGTTCGCCGCCCGCACCATGCTCGACGAGCAGCCGCCGACGCAGGCCTTCCTCCTCTCGTACATCGACGCCGTGGTCCTCCCTGCCCTCGGCGTCTCCACCCCCATCTGA